One window of the Aptenodytes patagonicus chromosome 17, bAptPat1.pri.cur, whole genome shotgun sequence genome contains the following:
- the TBL2 gene encoding transducin beta-like protein 2, whose amino-acid sequence MEAAALGGSVLPGALALLLVLLLLAAALRRAVPRGPPAAPPAGPRANGDAAAARPEEHRKAKLPARARRDKPQQHSFAHRLLVAALKGHSGSVSCLDFSSSGKYLASCADDRTVRLWSTRDFTAREHRCLRANVGLDHAELVRLSPDSRAFIVWLANGETIRVYKMTKKDDGSFTFTATAGDFPKKHKAPVINIGIAETGKFIMTASSDTTILIWSPKGEVLASVNTNQMNNAYATVSPCGRFVASCGFTPDVKVWEVCFGKNGDFREVARAFELKGHTAGVHSFSFSNDSRRMATVSKDGTWKFWDTDVEYKKQQDPYLLLTGKCEVTEPCRIALSPDARVVAISSGTDIVVYNTRRGEEEERFLGVHGQCVTDLAFDTNSRYLVSCGDRAIRVFHNTAGHRAVVEEMEAMLKKTANKATRERLEQQISSARKALAAIYGKKH is encoded by the exons ATGGAGGCGGCGGCGCTCGGCGGGTCGGTGCTGCCGGGAGCCCTCGCcctcctcctcgtcctgctgctgctggcggccgCGCTGCGCCGCGCCGTCCCGCGGgggcctcccgccgccccgccggccg GCCCCAGGGCGAACGGcgacgccgccgccgccaggccgGAGGAGCACAGGAAGGCGAAGCTGCCGGCAAGGGCCCGGAGGGACAAACCGCAGCAGCACAGCTTCGCCCACCGGCTGCTGGTCGCCGCCCTGAAG GGCCACAGCGGCTCTGTCtcctgcctggacttcagcagcaGCGGCAAGTACCTGGCGTCGTGCGCCGACGACCGCACGGTCCGACTGTGGAGCACCCGGGACTTCACGGCCCGCGAGCACCGCTGCCTGCGTGCCAACGTGGGGCTGGACCACGCCGAGCTTGTCCGCCTCAGCCCCGACTCACG GGCATTCATTGTTTGGCTGGCGAATGGTGAGACTATTCGTGTCTATAAAATGACTAAGAAGGATGATGGCAGCTTCACCTTCACTGCAACTGCTGGGGACTTCCCAAAGAAGCACAAGGCTCCTGTCATTAACATAGGAATTGCAGAGACAG GAAAGTTTATCATGACAGCTTCCAGCGACACTACCATCCTGATATGGAGCCCGAAGGGTGAAGTCCTGGCCAGCGTTAACACTAACCAGATGAACAATGCCTACGCCACGGTGTCGCCCTGCGGAAG GTTTGTGGCATCCTGTGGCTTTACCCCTGATGTAAAGGTGTGGGAGGTGTGTTTTGGCAAGAACGGAGACTTCCGGGAGGTGGCCAGGGCTTTTGAGCTGAAAGGCCACACCGCTGGCGTgcattccttctccttctctaATGACTCGAGGAG GATGGCGACTGTTTCGAAGGACGGGACGTGGAAGTTCTGGGACACAGATGTGGAATATAAGAAGCAACAGGATCCGTACCTGCTTCTGACGGGGAAGTGCGAGGTGACGGAGCCTTGTCGCATCGCCCTGTCCCCCGACGCTCGAGTCGTCGCTATCTCTAGCGGCACAGACATTGTTGTGTACAACACAAGacgaggagaggaggaggaacgCTTTCTCGGTGTGCACGGACAGTGCGTAACAGACTTGGCTTTTGACACCAACAGCCGCTACCTGGTGTCATGTGGGGACCGGGCCATCCGCGTCTTCCACAACACTGCCGGTCACAGGGCGGTGGTGGAGGAGATGGAGGCCATGCTGAAAAAAACTGCAAACAAAGCCACCCGAGAGAGGCTGGAGCAGCAGATCTCCAGTGCCCGCAAAGCGCTGGCCGCAATCTACGGCAAGAAGCACTAA